The Methanobacterium sp. BAmetb5 genome includes a region encoding these proteins:
- a CDS encoding DUF1156 domain-containing protein, which yields MDRRFIEDSFPVKEVSEESSSEKNVRHGHISTLHIWWARRPLASSRATNYAALIPNPPNNQEREKTRNFIIELSRWSNSDNKNLLNKAKKDILSANDNSPVKILDPFSGGGSIPLEALRLGCECYANDYNPVAVLIEKCTLEYPQKYGHQIETYAEKSNPLIQDFQKWALWLLNTAKNELKEKYPIEKNNALPVGYKWVRTLKCQNPSCGLEIPIVRDFWLSKKKNKKIALMPLFHNNKLEFKIVGQNDEIPTNFNPSNGTVKKASIECLKCGSIIESKDTRNLFKNHKYDERIVAVVLKNSDKGKKGKYYRIGDEKDNIILQNINKELNEIEDNYFINKKIPKGKGRGAERGFTVGNYGYDTWDSIFNPRQKLMLIRFSDLVFKAYRLMIEQGYEENYAKAISTYLALAVDRLADYNSTLSRWVPNGEFIGNTLTRQALSIVWDYFELCPWSEATGDWNSAVNWISKTIEHCSKTSYIPSKVTQGSSTSLPYPDNYFDAIFTDPPYYDNIPYSLLADFFYVWLKRSIGNIYPELFTTPLSPKSKEVVAYTYEKSWEESKIFFEKMLNKSFIEIYRVLKEGGIATIVYAHKTTEGWETVINALLDSGLTVTASWPLSTERKARTRSKSSAALASSIYIVARKFEKDRIGWYNDVKAEIKDYVPKKLNKLWDEKISGSDFFIAAIGSAIEIFGKYEKIMDFEGNEIRADKLLSFVRDVVTNYAMTQILHEGLAGELSPLTKFYLLWRWNYQDSSVPFDEARKLAQSAGIDLSEEWNKGFILKNGQFINVLGPEKRKVKDLEDPVELIDTLHSVSILWNKQKKTEVKNILEKTGWINNDAFFRVAQAISETLLDVSSEKILIQSFLASKDIIMKNMSDEGQSKLL from the coding sequence ATGGATAGAAGGTTTATTGAGGATAGTTTTCCTGTAAAGGAGGTTAGTGAGGAGTCTTCAAGTGAAAAAAACGTTCGACATGGCCATATTTCTACTCTTCATATTTGGTGGGCAAGAAGACCTCTTGCTAGTTCTCGTGCAACAAATTATGCTGCTCTAATTCCTAATCCTCCTAATAATCAAGAAAGAGAGAAAACACGAAATTTTATTATAGAATTATCTAGATGGTCAAATTCTGATAACAAAAATTTATTAAATAAGGCTAAAAAGGATATTTTAAGTGCAAACGATAATTCCCCTGTAAAAATTTTAGATCCATTTTCAGGAGGGGGTTCTATCCCCTTAGAAGCTCTTCGTTTAGGTTGTGAATGTTATGCAAATGATTATAATCCCGTTGCTGTTTTAATTGAGAAATGTACTTTAGAATATCCTCAGAAATATGGGCATCAAATTGAAACGTATGCTGAAAAATCAAATCCTCTTATTCAAGATTTTCAAAAATGGGCTTTGTGGTTATTAAATACTGCAAAAAATGAATTAAAAGAAAAGTATCCAATAGAAAAAAATAATGCGCTGCCTGTAGGTTATAAATGGGTTAGGACTCTGAAATGTCAAAATCCAAGTTGTGGATTAGAAATTCCTATTGTCAGAGATTTTTGGCTTTCTAAGAAGAAAAACAAAAAAATTGCATTAATGCCATTATTCCATAATAATAAACTAGAGTTTAAAATCGTTGGTCAGAATGATGAAATACCTACAAACTTCAATCCTTCAAATGGAACAGTTAAAAAGGCTTCTATAGAGTGTTTAAAATGTGGTTCCATAATTGAAAGTAAGGATACTCGGAATCTTTTTAAAAATCATAAATATGATGAAAGAATCGTTGCTGTTGTTTTAAAAAATTCTGATAAAGGAAAAAAAGGAAAATATTATCGAATAGGAGATGAAAAAGACAATATAATTCTTCAAAATATAAATAAAGAATTAAATGAAATTGAAGATAATTATTTCATTAACAAGAAGATTCCTAAAGGTAAAGGCAGAGGTGCAGAAAGGGGTTTTACAGTAGGAAATTATGGTTATGATACTTGGGATTCAATTTTTAATCCAAGACAAAAGTTAATGCTTATTCGTTTTTCAGATCTGGTTTTTAAAGCTTATAGATTAATGATAGAACAAGGATATGAAGAAAATTACGCTAAAGCAATATCTACTTATTTAGCTTTAGCCGTTGATAGATTAGCAGATTATAATTCCACACTATCAAGATGGGTCCCAAATGGAGAATTTATTGGAAATACTCTAACAAGGCAAGCTCTTTCTATTGTCTGGGATTATTTTGAGTTATGTCCATGGAGTGAAGCTACAGGTGATTGGAATTCGGCAGTTAATTGGATATCAAAAACCATAGAACATTGTTCAAAAACCAGCTATATTCCCTCAAAAGTTACACAGGGTTCATCCACATCATTACCTTATCCTGATAATTATTTTGATGCAATTTTCACTGATCCGCCTTACTATGACAATATCCCATATTCCTTATTAGCCGATTTTTTCTATGTATGGCTCAAAAGATCAATTGGAAACATCTATCCAGAATTGTTTACTACTCCTTTAAGTCCTAAATCAAAAGAAGTTGTGGCTTATACATATGAAAAATCATGGGAAGAATCAAAAATATTTTTTGAAAAAATGTTAAATAAATCCTTCATCGAGATTTATCGCGTTTTAAAAGAAGGAGGTATTGCTACTATTGTTTATGCCCATAAAACTACTGAAGGTTGGGAAACAGTGATTAATGCATTGTTGGATTCAGGACTGACAGTTACTGCATCATGGCCCCTTTCAACAGAAAGGAAAGCAAGAACCAGATCAAAAAGCTCTGCTGCATTAGCATCCTCCATATATATTGTGGCACGTAAATTTGAGAAAGATAGAATTGGATGGTATAATGATGTTAAAGCAGAAATCAAAGATTATGTGCCTAAAAAGTTAAACAAATTATGGGATGAAAAAATCTCGGGTTCTGATTTCTTTATAGCTGCTATAGGTTCAGCAATTGAAATTTTTGGGAAATATGAAAAAATAATGGACTTTGAAGGTAATGAAATCAGAGCTGATAAACTCCTAAGTTTTGTGAGAGATGTTGTAACAAATTATGCAATGACTCAGATCCTTCATGAAGGTTTAGCAGGAGAATTATCGCCATTAACTAAATTTTATTTATTATGGCGATGGAATTATCAGGACTCAAGCGTTCCCTTTGATGAAGCTCGTAAATTAGCTCAAAGTGCTGGTATTGATTTATCTGAAGAATGGAACAAGGGTTTTATATTAAAAAATGGTCAGTTTATTAATGTATTAGGACCAGAAAAAAGGAAAGTAAAAGATCTTGAAGATCCTGTAGAATTAATTGATACACTTCATTCAGTTTCTATCTTATGGAATAAACAAAAAAAAACAGAAGTGAAAAATATTTTAGAAAAAACAGGTTGGATTAATAACGATGCTTTCTTTAGGGTGGCTCAAGCTATTTCTGAAACTTTGCTTGATGTGAGTTCTGAAAAAATATTAATTCAGAGTTTCCTAGCAAGTAAAGACATCATCATGAAGAATATGAGTGATGAGGGTCAAAGTAAGTTACTTTAA
- a CDS encoding ATP-binding protein, with amino-acid sequence MREMKPFSMVAKPHKDIFEKKLRMDVFAADLWYVFKGEGPEEYKDPNLFFKKTYLTQGLNNILDVAKMRLNGEGGDPIIQLQTPFGGGKTHTLIALYHKAREMGANVVVIDGTALDPKDVNIWEEMERQLTGKIDKLKGPTSPGKDKIRDLLVSKQPVMILIDELLEYATKASGIEVGRSNLASQLLAFIQELTAAISTVENSMMILTLPSSETEHFDSEAEALYHNLSIKIQKVVGRVEMIYTPVQDEEIYPVIRRRLFSSVDEEEAENIVDEFIDYADQENILPKKIDKSEYKKKFIQSYPFQPEVIDILYTRWGSFPEFQRTRGVLRFLSLIVNSLRNSKNSLIHLSDFDLNDETIKRELLKYAGHEYDAIIASDITLPTSGSKEVDVTLGSAYLPYNIGTKVSTTMFLYSFPTGLSGKNGASIKEIQLSCIDVDIPSNIIEVAINRLEDNLLYLHSKDNRYLFLNKITLNRVKEIKKEGITDEMIREDEENLLNKILGKKVFDVYKWPYNSKDIPDTKNLKLVIENDKDLLIDFLENYGDRPRVYRNTLIFLSPLESERGVLRNAIKDKLAWKLVIEDKLLDLTPDQKNEVNKKIRELENDSKEFIRNLYRLIFLPSLDGLKEIDLGRHPYGMDHSIEIDIQKRLKNEDELTEKLSPLIIREKYLKGKRHVETVKIHDSFYKTPGEIRITSEEVFKRSIREGVKEGLFGLGDFEDDKPYCKFYKKVCSPELVHGELLIDAEICINFAFEPPTSEEIKNDILKSDDCVETPKILQLYAKLNPAVDKNIICQSVQSAIIDGVKKGDFGLGIKEDEKIKCISFQRDCLVDLVYPEIIINPDLCKEKPLHPPFEITPEDIKNLYLDSSDFFETKKITESIVSESPELDFNEIRQNVKVAINQGIKRGYFLLGILEEGTPKCLKKDELIPKLTIDEIIVIPELCKKDVISEIELELEVSLEKVADIIKMIAYLKGPFDDVDTKAKFNIIVKDGEISASDYENKIKETLEQLDISPSVELTK; translated from the coding sequence ATGAGAGAAATGAAACCTTTTTCAATGGTTGCCAAACCACATAAGGATATATTTGAGAAAAAACTAAGAATGGATGTATTTGCAGCTGATTTGTGGTATGTTTTTAAGGGGGAGGGTCCGGAGGAATACAAAGATCCTAATCTGTTCTTTAAAAAAACTTATCTCACTCAGGGTTTGAATAATATTCTCGATGTTGCTAAGATGAGACTCAATGGGGAAGGTGGAGACCCTATAATACAGCTTCAAACTCCTTTTGGTGGAGGTAAAACACACACCTTGATAGCATTATACCATAAAGCCCGTGAAATGGGTGCTAATGTTGTTGTTATTGATGGTACTGCATTAGATCCTAAAGATGTTAATATTTGGGAGGAAATGGAAAGGCAACTAACTGGAAAAATAGATAAATTAAAAGGACCTACCTCTCCGGGGAAAGATAAAATACGAGATTTATTAGTTTCCAAACAACCAGTAATGATTTTAATAGATGAATTATTGGAATATGCCACTAAAGCATCAGGAATAGAAGTGGGAAGATCTAATTTAGCTTCACAATTACTTGCCTTCATCCAGGAACTTACCGCTGCCATTAGCACTGTTGAAAATTCGATGATGATTCTCACCTTGCCATCTAGTGAAACTGAACATTTTGATTCAGAAGCAGAAGCCCTTTATCACAATCTATCCATTAAAATTCAGAAGGTAGTGGGTAGAGTAGAGATGATATATACTCCAGTACAGGATGAAGAAATATATCCCGTCATTAGAAGAAGGTTATTTAGTTCTGTGGATGAAGAAGAAGCTGAAAACATTGTTGATGAATTCATTGATTATGCAGACCAGGAAAATATTCTACCTAAAAAAATAGACAAATCAGAATATAAAAAGAAGTTCATCCAAAGTTACCCGTTCCAACCAGAAGTAATTGACATTCTGTACACTAGATGGGGGTCCTTCCCAGAATTTCAACGCACTAGAGGAGTATTAAGGTTCCTTTCATTAATCGTCAATTCCTTACGAAATTCTAAAAATTCACTAATTCATTTATCAGATTTCGATCTTAATGATGAAACCATTAAAAGAGAACTATTAAAATATGCTGGGCATGAATATGATGCCATAATAGCTTCAGATATAACATTACCCACCTCTGGGTCTAAAGAAGTCGATGTTACACTTGGTTCGGCGTATTTGCCTTACAATATAGGCACCAAAGTTTCAACTACTATGTTTTTATATTCATTCCCAACCGGTTTAAGTGGGAAAAATGGTGCATCAATTAAAGAAATTCAACTTTCATGTATTGATGTTGATATCCCCAGCAACATCATAGAAGTAGCCATCAATAGACTTGAAGATAACCTTCTTTACTTGCACTCAAAGGACAATCGATACTTATTTTTAAACAAAATCACTCTTAACCGAGTTAAAGAGATTAAAAAAGAAGGCATAACCGATGAAATGATTCGGGAAGATGAAGAAAACCTCTTGAATAAAATTTTAGGAAAAAAAGTCTTTGATGTTTATAAATGGCCTTATAACTCGAAGGATATCCCTGATACTAAAAATTTGAAATTAGTTATTGAAAATGATAAAGACTTATTAATTGATTTCTTAGAAAACTATGGAGATCGTCCACGAGTTTACCGTAACACCCTAATTTTTTTAAGTCCTTTAGAATCTGAAAGAGGGGTATTGAGAAATGCGATTAAAGACAAATTGGCATGGAAATTAGTTATCGAAGATAAATTATTAGATCTTACTCCAGATCAGAAAAATGAAGTAAACAAAAAGATTAGAGAATTAGAAAATGATTCTAAAGAGTTTATACGCAACTTATATAGGCTAATTTTCCTCCCATCTCTAGATGGACTTAAAGAAATAGATCTTGGTCGTCATCCCTATGGGATGGATCATTCCATTGAAATAGACATTCAAAAACGATTAAAAAATGAAGATGAACTAACTGAAAAGTTATCTCCGCTTATTATTCGTGAAAAATATCTGAAAGGGAAAAGACATGTTGAAACTGTTAAAATTCATGACTCTTTCTACAAAACACCTGGTGAGATCCGGATAACATCCGAAGAAGTTTTTAAAAGATCCATTCGTGAAGGTGTCAAAGAAGGTTTATTTGGATTAGGTGATTTCGAAGATGATAAACCATACTGTAAATTCTATAAAAAAGTTTGCTCACCTGAACTAGTCCATGGAGAGTTATTAATTGATGCCGAAATTTGCATTAATTTCGCTTTCGAACCACCAACATCAGAAGAAATCAAGAATGATATTCTTAAATCTGATGACTGCGTTGAAACTCCTAAAATCCTACAACTATATGCAAAATTAAACCCTGCAGTTGATAAAAATATAATTTGTCAAAGTGTTCAATCTGCAATTATTGATGGTGTAAAAAAAGGTGACTTTGGTTTAGGAATAAAAGAAGATGAAAAAATAAAATGTATTTCATTCCAAAGAGATTGTTTAGTAGATTTAGTCTATCCAGAAATCATTATAAATCCTGATTTATGTAAAGAAAAACCACTTCATCCTCCATTTGAAATAACTCCCGAAGATATTAAGAATCTATACTTGGATTCATCTGATTTTTTCGAAACAAAAAAAATCACGGAATCTATCGTTTCAGAAAGTCCAGAACTGGACTTTAATGAAATTCGCCAAAATGTTAAAGTAGCTATTAATCAAGGGATTAAAAGAGGTTATTTCCTTTTGGGAATTTTAGAGGAAGGAACGCCTAAATGTTTGAAAAAGGATGAATTAATCCCCAAATTAACCATAGATGAAATTATAGTTATTCCAGAATTATGTAAAAAAGACGTAATTTCGGAAATTGAACTTGAATTAGAAGTTTCTTTGGAAAAAGTAGCGGATATAATCAAAATGATTGCTTACCTCAAAGGGCCTTTTGATGATGTTGACACCAAAGCTAAATTCAACATAATTGTTAAAGATGGGGAAATTTCTGCTTCTGATTATGAAAATAAAATCAAAGAAACATTAGAACAATTAGATATTTCACCTTCAGTGGAATTAACTAAATAA